The Novipirellula artificiosorum genome contains a region encoding:
- a CDS encoding amidohydrolase family protein produces the protein MPAKDGHFKRKTAHLDMRIDSHHHVWKYSAEQYTWISEEMAVLRHDFWGPQLREIALAANLDGFVSVQARQTLEETDTLLRLADTEPLIRGVVGWVPLVSPELPEVLARYADCSALKGVRHVVQDEPDDQFLLRADFNRGIRLLKPFGLVYDLLIFARQLPAAIEFVDLHPEQPFVLDHIAKPTIQNDQFDQDWEVHFRELAKRDNVVCKFSGVVTEVRDACWDLDSIRRYFDIALEVFTPKRLMFGSDWPVCLLKTEYLRWLQTTEQLASHLSTTEQAEFFANAAINAYTL, from the coding sequence TTGCCGGCGAAAGACGGTCACTTCAAGCGAAAGACGGCTCATTTGGATATGCGAATCGATAGCCACCACCATGTTTGGAAGTACTCTGCTGAGCAGTACACATGGATCTCGGAGGAGATGGCGGTGTTGCGGCACGATTTTTGGGGACCCCAACTTCGCGAAATCGCTTTGGCCGCCAATCTGGACGGGTTTGTATCGGTTCAAGCTCGGCAAACGCTCGAAGAAACCGACACCCTGCTGCGATTGGCGGATACGGAGCCCCTGATTCGTGGTGTCGTCGGCTGGGTTCCGCTGGTGTCACCTGAGCTGCCTGAGGTGTTGGCCCGATATGCCGATTGTTCAGCCTTGAAGGGGGTTCGACATGTGGTCCAGGACGAACCGGACGATCAATTCCTGTTGCGAGCGGATTTCAATCGAGGCATCCGGTTGTTGAAACCGTTCGGCTTGGTGTACGACCTGCTGATCTTTGCACGTCAATTGCCCGCTGCGATCGAGTTTGTCGACTTGCACCCCGAACAACCGTTTGTGCTCGACCATATCGCTAAACCCACGATCCAAAACGACCAGTTCGACCAGGATTGGGAGGTCCACTTTCGCGAGCTGGCTAAACGAGACAATGTGGTCTGCAAGTTCTCGGGTGTGGTGACCGAAGTGAGAGATGCGTGTTGGGATTTGGATTCGATCCGGAGGTATTTTGACATTGCGCTCGAAGTGTTCACTCCCAAGCGATTGATGTTCGGCAGCGACTGGCCCGTCTGTTTGCTGAAAACCGAATACTTGCGTTGGCTGCAAACCACCGAGCAGCTTGCGAGTCACCTTTCGACCACGGAACAGGCCGAGTTTTTTGCCAATGCGGCAATCAATGCCTACACCCTTTAG